From Apium graveolens cultivar Ventura chromosome 9, ASM990537v1, whole genome shotgun sequence, the proteins below share one genomic window:
- the LOC141687515 gene encoding aspartic proteinase PCS1-like — MKVLFILLYIIIAIQTQIHLCFGNVTATQMLILPLMIQETGSESWPRELNNLSFNHNVTLTVSLSVGTPQQNVTMVLDTGSELSWLQCNTTTGMARPMFDPTLSSTYTPVNCSSPTCTTQTRDFPIPTSCDSNKHCHAMLSYADATSSEGNLASDTFNIGASGMPGTIFGCMDSGSSSNSGEDNKTTGLMGMNRGPLSFVSQMNFSKFSYCIPGSDHLGVLVFSDGNSTWLKSLNYTPLIQISTPLPYFDRSAYTVQLLGFKVSEKMLPLPESILEPDHTGAGQTMIDSGTQFTFLVGPAYTALKNEFLNQTNGTLQVLNDPDYAFQGAMDLCYLLPLNQTNLPVLPSISIMLDGAEMNISGDKLLYTVPGEVRDNSWVACLTFGNSDLLGIEAYIIGHHHQQNLWIEFDLENSRVGIAPVQCDIASQKIGS, encoded by the coding sequence ATGAAAGTATTATTTATTCTTCTTTATATTATTATAGCTATTCAAACTCAAATTCATTTGTGTTTTGGCAATGTGACCGCTACACAGATGCTTATTTTACCACTCATGATTCAAGAAACTGGATCCGAGTCATGGCCAAGAGAGCTAAACAACCTCAGCTTCAACCATAATGTCACCCTCACCGTCTCCCTCTCTGTCGGAACACCACAGCAGAATGTCACCATGGTGTTGGACACAGGCAGTGAATTGTCATGGCTTCAATGCAACACCACCACTGGAATGGCCCGGCCCATGTTTGATCCGACCCTGTCATCCACGTACACGCCTGTCAACTGCTCATCACCCACATGCACCACCCAAACCCGAGATTTCCCTATACCAACATCCTGTGACTCCAACAAACACTGTCATGCCATGCTATCCTATGCGGACGCAACATCATCTGAAGGAAATTTAGCCTCAGATACATTCAACATTGGAGCATCCGGTATGCCAGGTACAATTTTTGGATGCATGGATTCAGGTTCTAGTAGTAATTCGGGCGAGGACAATAAAACAACCGGGCTAATGGGCATGAACCGTGGACCTCTATCTTTTGTGTCGCAAATGAACTTCTCAAAATTTTCTTATTGCATTCCAGGTTCAGATCATTTAGGTGTTTTAGTATTTAGCGATGGAAACTCAACATGGCTTAAGTCACTAAACTACACTCCTCTTATACAAATTTCAACCCCCTTGCCATATTTTGATAGGTCAGCATACACTGTCCAGCTTCTAGGTTTCAAAGTGTCTGAAAAGATGTTACCGTTACCAGAATCAATACTTGAACCCGATCACACAGGTGCGGGTCAAACCATGATAGACTCGGGTACTCAATTCACTTTCCTTGTCGGCCCTGCTTATACTGCTCTAAAGAATGAATTCTTAAACCAAACAAATGGAACATTACAGGTCTTAAATGACCCAGATTATGCATTTCAGGGAGCTATGGATTTGTGTTACTTATTACCATTAAATCAAACAAATCTCCCAGTATTGCCTAGTATTAGCATTATGTTGGATGGCGCCGAAATGAACATTTCAGGGGATAAATTGTTGTATACTGTCCCCGGGGAAGTCCGTGACAATAGTTGGGTGGCTTGTTTAACATTTGGAAATTCGGATTTGTTAGGCATCGAAGCGTATATAATCGGGCACCATCACCAGCAAAATCTGTGGATAGAATTTGACCTTGAAAATTCAAGGGTTGGGATTGCTCCGGTACAGTGTGATATAGCAAGTCAAAAAATTGGTTCGTAG
- the LOC141684844 gene encoding uncharacterized protein LOC141684844, whose product MNSRKNVRTDAGEESDDRIEPYDDEEEQALLALIDHRTKQFEKSKSRVLHYTAELEQAERKLEESKNQLSRLRGRHNLLASEEKLKAGMTNVKVEKGSTSPYQIISHSPENQSGSVLEPSHVSVKSSKKSEVHLKGVHSDTVIQNSKGSSQNKTIFRTQIVTPSLNPVTPQSSKSHLVTKTSNGSVSVPIPAHANTVKSSGAKSRKISYEQDSGDIQSKGTKRKFEQKEHEDLIRLIRSSSSARTIHCQTGSIISSQHKRKLRSLISCPTNDQLFATSALDGVVNLWQLQTRGSTANCLSSTDCVSVKQRRWPEDIAWHPHGNSLFSVFSADGQDSQVAVLDLNNRKESTRVNFLEDKPHVKGIINNIMFMPWEDTCFVTGGSDHAVVLWTENKGSSDWKPKALHRNLHSSAVMGVAGLQHKQVVVSAGADKRIVGFNVVARKADYNHQVESKCMNVVPNPCDFNLFMVQTGTVGKQLRLFDYRVRQLEVHAFGWEQETSESQSALIDQAWSPDGLYITSGSADPVIHIFDIRYNAKKPSQSIKAHQKRVFKALWHSTYPLLISISSDLNIGLHKII is encoded by the exons ATGAACTCGCGAAAGAACGTTAGGACAGACGCCGGCGAAGAATCCGATGATCGGATAGAACCATATGACGACGAAGAAGAACAAGCTCTGTTAGCTCTGATTGATCATCGTACTAAACAATTTGAGAAAAGCAAGTCGCGCGTCCTTCATTATACTGCTGAG CTTGAGCAAGCAGAAAGAAAGTTAGAGGAGTCGAAGAATCAACTATCTCGTCTTAGAGGCCGACATAATTTACTTGCTTCGGAAGAAAAATTAAAAGCTGGTATGACAAACGTAAAAGTTGAAAAGGGATCAACTAGTCCTTATCAAATCATTTCACATTCTCCTGAAAACCAGTCTGGGTCTGTATTAGAACCTTCGCATGTCAGTGTCAAGTCATCCAAGAAATCTGAAGTACATCTAAAAGGAGTACACAGTGATACTGTCATCCAGAATAGCAAAGGTTCTTCTCAAAACAAGACTATATTCCGGACACAAATTGTTACTCCTTCCTTGAATCCTGTTACACCTCAATCAAGCAAGTCTCATTTGGTTACCAAGACTTCAAATGGTTCAGTGTCAGTTCCAATTCCTGCCCATGCCAATACTGTGAAGTCATCAGGGGCGAAGTCTCGTAAAATATCTTATGAGCAGGATTCTGGTGACATACAATCTAAAGGAACAAAGAGGAAGTTTG AGCAAAAAGAGCATGAAGACCTAATTCGATTAATCCGTAGCAGCTCCTCAGCTCGCACTATACATTGTCAGACAGGAAGTATTATATCTAGTCAGCATAAGAGAAAGTTAAGGAGCTTAATTTCATGTCCAACAAATGATCAGCTTTTTGCGACCAG CGCCTTGGATGGAGTTGTCAACTTGTGGCAATTGCAAACTAGAGG atcAACTGCCAATTGCTTAAGTAGCACTGACTGTGTATCGGTCAAACAAAGAAGATGGCCAGAAGATATTGCCTGGCATCCCCATGGAAACAGCCTATTTTCGGTGTTCAGTGCTGATGGTCAAGATTCACAGGTAGCTGTGTTGGATCTAAACAATAGAAAAGAG AGTACCCGTGTTAACTTTCTGGAGGATAAACCACATGTCAAAGGCATCATTAACAATATAATGTTTATGCCTTGGGAGGACACCTGTTTTGTTACTGGCGGAAGTGATCATGCTGTAGTTCTTTGGACTGAGAACAAAGGGAGTAGCGACTGGAAACCAAAAGCCTTGCACAGGAACCTGCATTCCTCCGCGGTAATGGGAGTTGCTGGGTTGCAGCATAAGCAGGTTGTAGTCTCTGCTGGCGCAGATAAGAGGATTGTAGGGTTCAATGTAGTAGCTCGTAAAGCTGACTACAACCATCAAGTAGAAAGTAAATGCATGAATGTTGTGCCAAATCCATGTGATTTCAATCTCTTTATGGTTCAGACCGG GACTGTGGGAAAGCAGCTTCGGTTGTTTGACTATAGGGTGAGGCAGCTGGAAGTCCATGCATTTGGATGGGAACAAGAAACTAGTGAATCACAGTCTGCATTAATAGATCAAGCTTGGTCCCCAGATGGTCTGTACATAACCTCTGGATCAGCAGACCCTGTGATCCACATTTTTGATATAAGGTATAATGCTAAAAAACCAAGTCAGTCCATAAAAGCTCATCAGAAACGAGTCTTTAAAGCTTTATGGCACAGTACATACCCGCTCCTGATATCTATATCTTCCGACTTGAACATTGGATTGCACAAGATCATATAA